In Ensifer canadensis, a genomic segment contains:
- a CDS encoding sugar phosphate isomerase/epimerase family protein, whose product MSKEVPDLLASYFTLAGDIYPFGPTEISPIPFRERVEAAANAGWKGVGLIHADVKATAEKIGYSEMRKIVEGAGIKHLEIEFLGDWYKDGERRVASDKMRRELFQMAEELKIRDIKIAPGLGADLYNPTREEMTPDVPRMAEAFAQVSREAAEHGTGIALEVMPFSNVRTLDVALEIVKQADQPNCGLLLDIWHMARGGISYGEVAKIPLRHVSSIELDDADQEVVGLLWEDTIYHRKLPGEGVLNPPAFIDAVKKIGYQGPWGVEILSEKLRKLPVQEMAKRTFEATAAQFSK is encoded by the coding sequence ATGAGCAAAGAAGTGCCGGACCTACTGGCGTCCTATTTTACCCTCGCAGGAGACATTTATCCCTTCGGGCCCACCGAAATCAGCCCCATTCCGTTTCGCGAGCGCGTCGAAGCTGCCGCGAATGCGGGTTGGAAAGGCGTTGGCCTCATCCATGCGGACGTTAAGGCCACGGCCGAAAAGATCGGCTATTCAGAGATGAGGAAGATTGTCGAGGGAGCCGGAATCAAGCATCTCGAAATCGAGTTCCTCGGCGACTGGTACAAAGACGGCGAACGTCGCGTTGCATCGGACAAGATGCGTCGCGAACTGTTTCAAATGGCGGAAGAACTCAAAATCCGCGACATCAAGATTGCTCCCGGCCTCGGGGCCGACCTTTACAATCCGACCAGGGAAGAGATGACGCCCGACGTACCGCGCATGGCTGAAGCCTTCGCGCAGGTCAGTCGAGAGGCCGCCGAGCACGGGACAGGTATTGCTCTGGAAGTCATGCCGTTCAGCAACGTACGGACGTTGGATGTTGCCTTGGAGATCGTGAAGCAGGCCGACCAGCCAAATTGCGGCCTCTTGCTGGATATCTGGCATATGGCGCGCGGGGGCATCTCGTATGGTGAAGTTGCCAAGATTCCGCTTCGTCATGTCAGCTCTATCGAGCTCGACGATGCCGATCAGGAGGTCGTCGGTCTGCTTTGGGAAGACACGATCTACCACCGCAAGCTTCCAGGAGAAGGCGTTCTGAATCCCCCGGCATTCATCGATGCCGTGAAAAAAATCGGGTATCAGGGCCCATGGGGCGTCGAAATTCTCAGTGAGAAGCTTCGCAAGCTTCCGGTCCAAGAGATGGCCAAGCGTACCTTTGAAGCAACCGCCGCCCAATTTTCGAAATGA
- a CDS encoding LysR family transcriptional regulator — protein MNEFDHLGSVAAFVTAARAGSFTAAAEKLGVSKSAIGKSIARLEDRLGMQLFNRTTRKMVLTDDGQAYFETCASSLDNILGVEAALTTSRHNLTGRLRIDMPVSFGRRIMLPILLDITRPYPRLQLTLTFTDHVVDPIAEGIDLVIRFGDLDDCDGLIARKLSSQRLVTCASPGYLEKHGTPQTVDDLGDHACIVGYRRGRPLTWWMDLYGAKRRFQPPATFEFGDGDAIIDAATGGFGICQFPLSLVRSQIQHGALVPVLEKFSTCDVDIHAVWPRTSHLSPKIRHVVDRLVEIASTGGLD, from the coding sequence ATGAATGAGTTCGACCACCTGGGCAGTGTTGCCGCCTTCGTCACCGCAGCTCGAGCCGGAAGCTTCACCGCTGCCGCGGAAAAGCTCGGCGTCTCGAAATCCGCCATCGGGAAGAGCATCGCCCGTCTCGAGGATCGCCTCGGCATGCAACTGTTCAATCGGACCACTCGGAAAATGGTGTTGACCGACGACGGCCAGGCCTACTTCGAAACATGCGCAAGTTCGCTGGACAACATCCTTGGCGTCGAGGCAGCTCTCACGACAAGCAGGCACAACCTCACCGGTCGGCTGCGGATTGACATGCCTGTATCGTTCGGACGCCGCATCATGCTGCCGATCCTGTTGGACATCACCCGCCCCTATCCGCGTCTCCAACTCACGTTGACCTTCACCGACCACGTGGTTGATCCGATCGCTGAGGGCATCGATCTTGTCATCCGCTTCGGCGACCTGGACGATTGCGACGGGCTGATCGCCCGGAAGCTTTCGTCGCAGCGTCTGGTGACCTGCGCGTCTCCCGGCTACCTCGAAAAACACGGCACGCCGCAAACCGTTGACGATCTCGGAGACCACGCCTGCATCGTTGGATATCGACGTGGACGGCCGTTGACTTGGTGGATGGACCTTTATGGCGCAAAGCGCCGATTCCAGCCGCCCGCAACATTCGAGTTCGGCGACGGGGACGCGATAATCGACGCTGCCACGGGTGGGTTTGGCATCTGCCAGTTTCCCCTGTCGCTGGTGCGGAGCCAAATCCAACATGGCGCGCTCGTTCCTGTCCTCGAAAAGTTCTCGACATGCGACGTGGACATCCATGCCGTCTGGCCACGGACCTCGCATCTCAGCCCAAAGATCAGACATGTGGTGGATCGCTTGGTGGAAATTGCCTCCACCGGTGGTCTGGACTAA
- a CDS encoding SDR family NAD(P)-dependent oxidoreductase produces MESGLKGKVVFITGAAEGIGRATAVAFAKEGATVGLLDINESQLREVATEISSTGGKAITVKADLMTGEGVKSGLEQLLDSTGGIVDVLVNNVGSGAIRTFEQLSDDDWDKTFQLNFMSYVRATRHLLPILRERKGCIVNNGSDLARQPEPVPIDYSASKAAVLALTKGLARAEGANVRVNAVAPGPIWTPFWTKPGGFAETMGKHYNMEPQAAVEHEMKLRQLPLARLGTPEEVANVIVFLASDLASFVTSAVWGVDGGSIRAI; encoded by the coding sequence ATGGAAAGCGGTTTGAAAGGTAAGGTCGTCTTCATCACCGGTGCTGCGGAGGGCATCGGCAGGGCCACCGCTGTGGCTTTTGCGAAGGAGGGGGCAACCGTTGGCCTGCTCGATATCAACGAGTCGCAACTTCGCGAAGTCGCAACGGAAATTTCCTCAACCGGCGGAAAGGCGATCACGGTCAAAGCCGACCTGATGACGGGAGAAGGCGTGAAGTCGGGCCTGGAGCAGTTGCTCGACTCCACCGGCGGCATCGTCGATGTCTTGGTGAACAACGTCGGTTCCGGCGCGATCCGCACATTCGAACAACTATCGGACGACGATTGGGACAAGACGTTCCAGCTCAATTTCATGAGCTACGTGCGCGCCACCCGGCATCTTCTCCCCATTCTCCGCGAGCGCAAGGGGTGCATCGTCAACAACGGCTCGGACCTAGCTCGCCAGCCGGAACCGGTTCCGATCGACTATTCGGCATCCAAGGCCGCAGTGTTGGCACTAACCAAGGGGCTCGCACGTGCCGAAGGGGCGAACGTTCGCGTGAACGCTGTCGCACCCGGCCCGATTTGGACGCCGTTTTGGACGAAGCCCGGTGGCTTCGCTGAAACCATGGGTAAGCACTACAACATGGAGCCGCAGGCGGCCGTTGAGCATGAAATGAAGCTCCGACAACTCCCGCTTGCTCGTCTCGGTACCCCGGAAGAAGTCGCCAACGTGATTGTTTTCCTGGCATCCGACCTGGCTTCGTTCGTTACGTCTGCTGTTTGGGGCGTCGACGGCGGCAGCATCAGGGCCATTTGA
- a CDS encoding SDR family NAD(P)-dependent oxidoreductase — translation MTSPVVQFSLPQTVVVTGASSGLGHELCRLLLQNGVATVGVDVAGAQENLSSHAAYTHIAGDVGAQATWDKVVDHLRTENASSLGLVTSAAILDVCDVTEVTADILARAMHVNITGTVLAMKSLVPLMVEKKNGAIVAVASVNATLAEQQLAIYNATKAAVRQLARTVAVDHARDGVRTNVLSPGPMLAGLFKRHLESATDSKQFLATRSARQPEGRILEAAEVAQSAMFLLSSGATALRGAEIVADGGLTTSFDYRTGAEGASV, via the coding sequence GTGACCTCTCCAGTCGTTCAGTTTTCACTTCCCCAGACGGTCGTCGTGACCGGCGCGTCGTCCGGTCTCGGACATGAGCTGTGCCGCCTCCTGCTTCAGAATGGGGTCGCCACAGTCGGCGTGGATGTCGCCGGTGCCCAGGAAAACCTCTCATCGCACGCGGCCTACACCCACATCGCAGGCGACGTCGGCGCACAGGCAACCTGGGACAAGGTCGTCGATCATTTGCGAACCGAAAACGCATCGTCGCTGGGCCTGGTGACATCGGCCGCCATTCTCGACGTCTGCGATGTGACTGAGGTGACCGCGGACATCCTGGCGCGCGCAATGCACGTGAATATCACCGGCACGGTGTTGGCCATGAAGTCATTGGTCCCGCTTATGGTTGAAAAGAAAAACGGTGCGATCGTGGCCGTCGCCAGCGTCAACGCGACCCTCGCTGAACAACAGCTTGCCATCTACAATGCGACAAAGGCGGCGGTTCGTCAGCTCGCACGGACCGTCGCCGTCGATCATGCCCGGGATGGCGTGCGCACCAACGTCCTAAGCCCTGGCCCGATGCTTGCTGGCCTCTTCAAGCGTCATCTGGAATCGGCAACCGACAGCAAGCAGTTCCTGGCAACACGGTCTGCTCGTCAGCCGGAAGGTCGAATCCTCGAAGCGGCCGAGGTCGCCCAATCGGCGATGTTCCTGCTCTCCAGTGGCGCAACCGCGCTCCGGGGTGCGGAAATCGTCGCTGACGGCGGCCTGACCACGAGTTTCGATTATCGGACCGGTGCCGAAGGCGCGTCGGTCTAA
- a CDS encoding intradiol ring-cleavage dioxygenase, translated as MSGEGHVKAKAPQYPYFTEEASAEVVNARMGQEADPRLREVMGTIVKHLHAAVKEIEPTHEEWLTAIKFLTAVGQMCTDWRQEYILLSDVLGVSMLVDSINHRRPSGATENTILGPFYVPEAPRYDHGTNICLDGKGEPLVVTGRVLDTDGKPIAGALVDVWQTNDDGFYDVQQKGVQPDWNLRGVFTTNEAGEYWYRSSKPRFYPIPDDGPVGKLLGALGRHPNRAAHIHFIVSAEGYDPVITHIFSPDCEYLDQDAVFGVKDSLIAKFERVTDADRAQALEFDEPFWSVNWEFVLASKKDTK; from the coding sequence ATGTCGGGAGAAGGACACGTCAAGGCGAAAGCCCCCCAATACCCGTACTTCACGGAGGAGGCCTCGGCGGAGGTGGTTAACGCGCGGATGGGGCAGGAAGCTGACCCACGCCTGCGCGAGGTCATGGGAACAATCGTCAAACACCTTCACGCTGCTGTAAAAGAAATCGAGCCGACGCATGAAGAGTGGCTCACAGCGATCAAGTTCCTTACCGCAGTAGGGCAGATGTGCACGGACTGGCGACAGGAATACATCTTGCTGTCCGATGTCCTTGGCGTTTCAATGCTGGTCGATTCGATCAACCACCGCCGTCCGAGCGGAGCCACCGAGAACACCATTCTCGGGCCGTTCTATGTTCCCGAAGCTCCTCGCTACGATCACGGCACAAACATCTGCCTTGATGGAAAAGGCGAACCTCTTGTCGTAACGGGCAGGGTCCTCGACACGGATGGGAAGCCAATTGCCGGGGCGCTGGTCGACGTTTGGCAGACCAACGACGACGGTTTCTATGACGTCCAGCAAAAGGGCGTTCAGCCGGACTGGAACCTTCGCGGCGTGTTCACGACAAATGAGGCCGGCGAATACTGGTACCGATCCTCGAAGCCCCGGTTCTATCCGATCCCGGATGACGGCCCTGTCGGGAAGCTCTTGGGTGCGCTCGGCCGGCACCCAAATCGCGCGGCGCATATCCATTTCATCGTCAGCGCCGAAGGATACGACCCGGTCATCACCCACATCTTCTCGCCGGATTGCGAGTATCTCGACCAGGACGCCGTGTTCGGCGTGAAGGATTCGCTGATCGCCAAATTCGAGCGGGTCACGGACGCGGACCGAGCCCAAGCGCTCGAGTTCGATGAACCGTTCTGGTCGGTGAACTGGGAATTCGTTCTCGCCAGTAAAAAAGACACCAAGTAA
- a CDS encoding maleylacetate reductase, with the protein MLSFTYNGQPARVIFGSGTLAQLPAEVERLGLNNVLVLATPPQEEDAKRLAELIGDRCAGIFAGAVMHTPVSVTETALQVVKDKGIDGLVAVGGGSTTGLAKALALRTDLPQIVAPTTYAGSEMTPILGETKDGNKVTQSSPKILPEVVIYDVDLTLTLPAGLSGTSGMNAIAHAVEALYARETNPIISMMALEAIGALYEALPIIADDPKNSDARAKALYGAWLCGICLGSVGMALHHKLCHTIGGTFDLPHAETHTIVLPHALAYNAPAIPDVMKSLSDRLKTDDPARALYDLAGRIGAKRALADLGMPESGIDTATDRALTNPYWNPQPLEQAALRGLISRAYAGDAPATDRS; encoded by the coding sequence ATGCTGTCTTTTACATACAACGGACAACCGGCTCGGGTGATATTCGGATCAGGCACACTCGCGCAGCTTCCGGCGGAAGTTGAACGGCTCGGACTCAACAACGTTCTCGTTCTGGCAACTCCTCCGCAGGAAGAAGACGCAAAGAGGCTGGCTGAGCTCATCGGCGATCGCTGCGCCGGAATCTTCGCAGGCGCGGTAATGCACACACCCGTTTCGGTGACCGAAACCGCTTTGCAGGTCGTGAAAGACAAAGGCATCGATGGACTGGTCGCAGTTGGCGGTGGATCAACGACGGGGCTGGCCAAGGCTCTGGCCCTTCGAACCGACCTTCCTCAGATCGTCGCGCCTACCACCTACGCAGGATCGGAGATGACCCCGATCCTCGGCGAAACGAAAGACGGCAACAAGGTCACGCAGAGCAGCCCGAAAATCCTCCCGGAGGTGGTGATCTACGACGTCGATCTGACGCTGACGCTGCCCGCGGGTCTGTCAGGGACGAGCGGCATGAATGCTATCGCCCATGCGGTTGAGGCACTCTACGCGAGGGAAACCAATCCCATCATCTCGATGATGGCTTTGGAGGCCATCGGGGCTCTCTATGAGGCGCTGCCGATCATCGCGGACGACCCAAAGAATTCGGATGCGCGGGCAAAGGCGCTCTATGGCGCATGGCTCTGCGGTATTTGCCTTGGGTCGGTCGGCATGGCGTTGCACCACAAGCTGTGCCACACGATTGGCGGAACCTTTGATCTGCCGCACGCCGAGACCCATACAATCGTGTTGCCGCATGCACTTGCCTACAATGCGCCGGCGATCCCTGACGTCATGAAGAGCTTGTCGGATCGTCTCAAGACCGACGACCCCGCTCGTGCGCTCTACGATTTGGCTGGACGTATCGGCGCGAAGCGCGCCCTCGCTGACCTCGGCATGCCGGAATCCGGGATCGATACCGCTACCGACCGGGCACTTACCAACCCCTATTGGAATCCCCAGCCTTTGGAGCAGGCCGCCCTGCGCGGGCTGATCAGCCGGGCCTATGCAGGTGACGCCCCTGCCACGGACCGCAGCTAA
- a CDS encoding YciI family protein: MRFVVHCIDHEDGLPMRLANYDAHKAYLGAPGAVSTVISGPLVADDGETMIGSMFVFEAATKQDVVDFNANDPFSKANVWAEVRIHPFLMRVDNRA; the protein is encoded by the coding sequence ATGCGTTTTGTAGTTCACTGCATCGATCACGAAGACGGCCTGCCGATGAGGCTCGCGAATTACGATGCGCATAAGGCCTACCTCGGTGCACCGGGGGCGGTGAGCACGGTGATCTCGGGCCCTTTGGTCGCGGACGACGGCGAGACCATGATCGGCTCCATGTTCGTGTTCGAGGCCGCCACGAAGCAGGATGTCGTCGACTTCAACGCGAACGACCCTTTCAGCAAGGCGAACGTCTGGGCTGAAGTCCGCATCCACCCTTTCCTTATGCGCGTGGACAATCGCGCATAG
- a CDS encoding sugar ABC transporter substrate-binding protein — protein sequence MHKFLKMCAAATFLATVSSPILPTVESFAAAKGSKVILLTVSEECSYCSIHQTAFKEEAAKLGLDIEVKITNFDPAEQASQVDQAIGQKPDAIVLWAADASAIVPSLRKIKNAGIPLVLTNSMPDQKYEKYWDVFTGPNDTGNGESAAKAMEQGFKERGIESGDVFVIVGQPGTPPQIQRLDGFSKTLEANKSPIKIAGSQPGNWDQTKATEAASSLFTQYGDKIKGVYAQADNMLAGVIVAAQRANIDPAKLVLVGSNCSIEGITAIEAGTQYASVLQSPIDDGQYAAKAVADVLDGKMGEKTRYLPHEVITKANVKDCYAAAGKK from the coding sequence ATGCACAAGTTTCTAAAGATGTGCGCGGCTGCAACGTTCTTGGCGACGGTTTCAAGCCCGATATTGCCAACTGTTGAGAGCTTCGCAGCGGCAAAGGGATCAAAGGTAATCCTGCTGACGGTTTCGGAAGAATGCTCCTATTGCTCAATCCATCAGACCGCGTTCAAGGAAGAGGCCGCCAAGCTCGGCCTGGACATTGAGGTCAAGATCACGAACTTCGATCCGGCGGAACAAGCATCGCAGGTCGATCAGGCAATCGGACAAAAGCCGGACGCGATCGTACTCTGGGCGGCCGACGCCAGCGCAATTGTTCCTTCGCTTCGCAAGATCAAGAACGCGGGCATTCCGCTGGTTTTGACCAACTCGATGCCCGACCAGAAGTACGAGAAGTACTGGGATGTGTTTACCGGCCCCAACGACACCGGCAACGGGGAAAGCGCCGCCAAGGCCATGGAGCAGGGCTTCAAGGAACGGGGCATCGAAAGCGGTGACGTCTTTGTCATCGTAGGCCAGCCGGGTACGCCGCCACAAATCCAGCGCCTCGACGGTTTCTCCAAGACCCTCGAAGCGAACAAGTCGCCTATCAAGATCGCGGGTTCACAGCCCGGAAACTGGGATCAGACGAAGGCCACGGAGGCGGCTTCGTCGCTGTTCACGCAGTATGGCGACAAGATCAAGGGCGTCTACGCCCAGGCGGATAACATGCTCGCTGGCGTGATCGTCGCCGCCCAGCGCGCGAACATCGATCCCGCCAAACTCGTGCTCGTCGGCTCCAACTGCAGCATCGAAGGCATAACGGCGATCGAAGCCGGCACCCAGTACGCCAGCGTTCTGCAGTCGCCGATCGACGATGGCCAGTACGCCGCCAAGGCTGTCGCCGACGTTCTCGACGGCAAGATGGGTGAGAAGACCCGCTATCTGCCTCATGAAGTCATCACGAAGGCAAACGTCAAGGATTGCTACGCCGCGGCCGGCAAGAAGTAA
- a CDS encoding ABC transporter permease — protein sequence MSGSSNFIRSIGGASGAGRALLLAALIVAFIAFVPNFTSSNNIYALFQTFALLGLVTLGLSLTMISGEFDLSVGAMVAVGGLITLKMGESSALTGVLFAVSFGAVIGFLNAAIFWRLNISSLVVTVGTMMALSGLAYWLADGRVVSSDNFDAGEFLDDPVFAILSVRSIITFVAFALVFALLRYTRSGRDIIVTGSKRRVAVAAGARVGLSLGIVFCLSGICAALAGSLLSLSLATASAQMGANIMIQAASAAILGGVALAGGVGGAGGVLVGVFILATLNNGMSLLGANAAAILLTNGLVLLAVVLADGHLVRRLLADAKDRRARQLYASGS from the coding sequence ATGAGTGGTTCTAGCAACTTCATCCGTTCTATCGGCGGTGCTTCCGGTGCGGGAAGGGCGCTGCTGCTCGCCGCTCTTATAGTGGCGTTCATTGCATTCGTTCCGAATTTCACGAGCAGCAACAACATTTACGCCCTGTTCCAAACATTCGCTCTTCTCGGGCTGGTAACGCTGGGGCTTTCACTCACGATGATCTCAGGCGAGTTCGACCTAAGCGTCGGGGCGATGGTAGCGGTGGGCGGATTGATCACTCTGAAAATGGGCGAATCCAGTGCGCTGACAGGGGTGCTCTTTGCGGTGTCCTTTGGCGCGGTCATCGGTTTCCTCAATGCGGCGATCTTCTGGCGGCTGAATATTTCGTCCCTCGTCGTCACCGTCGGCACGATGATGGCCCTTTCCGGTCTCGCCTACTGGCTTGCCGATGGGCGAGTGGTTAGCTCGGATAATTTCGATGCCGGCGAATTCCTTGACGACCCGGTCTTCGCCATCCTCTCAGTGCGCAGTATCATTACCTTTGTCGCGTTTGCTTTGGTTTTTGCCCTGTTACGCTACACCCGCAGCGGGCGGGACATCATCGTGACCGGCAGCAAACGCCGCGTCGCGGTCGCGGCAGGTGCACGCGTAGGGCTCTCTCTGGGCATCGTGTTTTGCCTCTCGGGCATCTGCGCCGCGTTGGCTGGCTCACTGCTTTCGCTGAGCCTGGCGACGGCGTCAGCCCAGATGGGAGCCAATATCATGATCCAGGCGGCATCCGCCGCAATCCTCGGCGGAGTTGCCTTGGCCGGGGGTGTCGGCGGAGCCGGAGGCGTTCTTGTGGGCGTATTCATTCTCGCCACTCTCAACAACGGCATGAGCCTCCTCGGTGCGAACGCCGCCGCGATCCTTCTAACGAATGGGTTGGTGCTTCTCGCCGTTGTTCTTGCGGACGGTCATCTCGTCCGGAGGCTTCTCGCCGACGCGAAGGATCGGAGAGCTCGTCAACTTTACGCTTCAGGTTCGTGA
- a CDS encoding ABC transporter permease produces the protein MITSPTTSKDATARSTFVGDLVKDAFRPERVQATAVKLVTLGLLIWGWASIDNFLSATNINAIMYSMAAVGIAAVGMAFITLSGNLFMLSMGATAAISTVLFASILHIGLAATVPVVMLVGAGIGLVQGVVVGIAGANPIIATIAISSIVMGFGAWYSGGLTIVGEGDASWLAVGKFLSFLPNQVVLFFLIAFAADFIVQRSRFGRELRLIGLNRDAAMVAGLRIARSLVIAFVIAGMLAALSGALFASQAAQGNLKLGAGIDFDAIAAVLVGGVSIRGGHGRILDAAFGAAFLAVVGNILLVEGLPIEVQLAVKGMVVILAVVFGALVGGKKR, from the coding sequence ATGATCACTTCTCCGACAACTTCGAAGGATGCAACTGCGCGAAGCACCTTCGTAGGCGATCTTGTAAAAGACGCCTTCCGCCCCGAAAGGGTTCAGGCGACAGCTGTCAAGCTGGTCACACTTGGCTTGCTGATCTGGGGTTGGGCGTCGATCGACAACTTCCTGTCTGCGACCAACATCAACGCCATCATGTATTCGATGGCAGCGGTAGGGATCGCCGCTGTGGGCATGGCGTTCATTACCCTGAGCGGCAACCTCTTCATGTTGTCCATGGGCGCAACGGCCGCCATTTCGACGGTATTGTTCGCCTCCATCCTTCACATCGGTTTGGCCGCGACGGTCCCTGTCGTTATGCTCGTTGGCGCGGGGATCGGCCTCGTCCAAGGTGTGGTGGTCGGTATCGCAGGGGCGAACCCGATCATTGCGACGATCGCTATTTCCTCGATCGTCATGGGCTTCGGTGCTTGGTACTCGGGTGGCCTGACTATAGTTGGCGAAGGTGACGCGAGTTGGCTTGCTGTCGGCAAGTTTCTTTCCTTCCTGCCCAATCAGGTCGTGTTGTTCTTCCTCATAGCTTTTGCCGCGGACTTCATTGTCCAAAGATCGAGATTTGGACGCGAGCTCAGACTCATCGGCCTGAACAGGGACGCGGCAATGGTTGCCGGCCTGAGGATTGCTCGATCGCTGGTCATCGCTTTCGTGATAGCCGGCATGCTGGCAGCTCTATCCGGTGCACTTTTCGCATCGCAGGCCGCTCAGGGGAACCTCAAGCTCGGCGCGGGAATCGACTTCGATGCGATTGCGGCAGTCCTGGTGGGCGGCGTCTCCATCCGCGGCGGCCATGGGAGAATCCTCGATGCGGCGTTCGGCGCGGCCTTCCTTGCGGTCGTCGGCAACATCCTGCTCGTGGAGGGGCTCCCGATCGAGGTCCAGCTTGCGGTCAAAGGCATGGTCGTAATTCTCGCCGTCGTGTTCGGCGCTCTCGTCGGAGGTAAAAAGCGATGA